From Pseudomonas sp. B21-028, one genomic window encodes:
- a CDS encoding four helix bundle protein: MDFEKLIVWQRSKDLAVGIYREFARCGDFGFKDQITRSALSVPSNIAEGMERRNAKEKIYFLWVAKGSCGELRTQILIARDIAYVADSLAENWVMETRELSRMLGGLINKISD; the protein is encoded by the coding sequence ATGGATTTCGAGAAACTGATTGTTTGGCAGCGAAGTAAGGATTTGGCGGTAGGGATCTATAGAGAGTTTGCGCGATGTGGGGATTTTGGATTCAAGGATCAAATCACCCGCTCGGCACTTTCGGTGCCTTCCAATATTGCTGAAGGTATGGAGCGCCGTAATGCCAAAGAGAAAATTTATTTCCTTTGGGTTGCGAAAGGTTCCTGCGGGGAGCTGCGTACCCAAATTCTTATTGCTCGGGATATTGCTTACGTCGCAGATTCGCTGGCTGAAAACTGGGTTATGGAAACCCGCGAGCTTTCTCGAATGCTGGGCGGGTTGATCAACAAAATTTCTGACTAG
- the hisD gene encoding histidinol dehydrogenase, producing MTAPTSIRRLNAADPDFAHHLDHLLSWESVSDDSVNQRVLDIIKAVRERGDAALVEFTQKFDGLQAASMADLILPRERLELALTRITVPQREALEKAASRVRSYHERQKQDSWSYTEADGTVLGQKVTPLDRAGLYVPGGKASYPSSVLMNAIPAKVAGVTEVVMVVPTPRGEINELVLAAACIAGVDRVFTIGGAQAVAALAYGTESVPRVDKVVGPGNIYVATAKRHVFGQVGIDMIAGPSEILVVCDGQTDPDWIAMDLFSQAEHDEDAQAILVSPDADFLDKVAASIDKMLPTMERAEIINTSINGRGALIKVDDMEQAIEVANRIAPEHLELSVADPQAWLPQIRHAGAIFMGRHTSEALGDYCAGPNHVLPTSGTARFSSPLGVYDFQKRSSIIFCSEQGASELGKTASVLARGESLSAHARSAEYRILDESSIDGQGN from the coding sequence ATGACCGCTCCCACTTCGATTCGCCGACTCAACGCTGCCGATCCGGATTTCGCGCATCATCTGGATCATCTGCTGAGCTGGGAAAGCGTGTCTGACGACTCGGTCAATCAGCGGGTGCTGGACATCATCAAGGCCGTGCGCGAGCGCGGCGATGCCGCCTTGGTGGAATTCACCCAGAAATTCGACGGCCTGCAAGCGGCGTCCATGGCCGACCTGATCCTGCCGCGCGAGCGTCTGGAGCTGGCCCTGACCCGGATCACCGTGCCCCAGCGCGAAGCCCTGGAAAAAGCCGCATCCCGGGTGCGCAGCTATCACGAAAGACAGAAACAGGACTCCTGGAGCTACACCGAAGCGGACGGCACGGTGCTGGGCCAGAAGGTGACGCCACTGGACCGCGCCGGCTTGTACGTGCCGGGCGGCAAGGCGTCCTATCCCTCTTCGGTGCTGATGAATGCGATTCCAGCCAAGGTCGCCGGCGTGACCGAAGTGGTCATGGTCGTGCCAACCCCACGGGGTGAAATCAACGAACTGGTGCTGGCCGCTGCCTGCATCGCCGGCGTGGACCGGGTGTTCACCATCGGTGGCGCCCAGGCCGTGGCGGCATTGGCCTACGGCACCGAAAGCGTGCCGAGGGTCGACAAGGTGGTCGGGCCGGGCAACATCTATGTCGCCACCGCCAAGCGCCATGTGTTCGGCCAGGTCGGTATCGACATGATCGCCGGCCCTTCGGAAATCCTCGTGGTGTGCGACGGCCAGACCGACCCGGACTGGATCGCCATGGACCTGTTTTCCCAGGCCGAGCACGACGAAGACGCCCAGGCGATCCTGGTCAGCCCGGATGCCGACTTCCTCGACAAGGTCGCGGCCAGCATCGACAAGATGCTGCCGACCATGGAGCGCGCCGAAATCATCAACACCTCGATCAATGGTCGTGGGGCGCTGATCAAGGTCGATGACATGGAGCAGGCGATCGAGGTCGCCAACCGCATTGCGCCGGAGCACCTGGAGTTGTCGGTCGCCGATCCGCAGGCCTGGTTGCCGCAGATCCGTCATGCCGGTGCGATCTTCATGGGCCGCCACACCAGCGAGGCCCTGGGCGACTACTGCGCCGGGCCCAATCACGTGCTGCCGACTTCCGGCACCGCGCGTTTCTCGTCGCCGCTGGGGGTGTATGACTTCCAGAAACGTTCGTCGATCATCTTCTGCTCCGAGCAGGGCGCATCCGAACTGGGCAAGACGGCTTCGGTACTGGCCCGTGGCGAATCGCTGAGCGCCCACGCCCGCAGCGCCGAGTATCGAATTCTTGATGAATCCTCCATTGACGGGCAGGGAAATTGA
- a CDS encoding DUF4198 domain-containing protein: MKHPKTLALLGLFLATQASAHGLWTEQRRGNIEVIYGHGAEDNAFKAQKISGAWAYDMGGKMIPVTVQRLPDHARLQPLKPPAVLAVALDNGMWSQTADKKWINEGRSKVPGAIESTHTFKYSLAIYEPGAELPKLDPIKFVILPDVDPLTVGPGQSLPVRVLLDGKPAAGVKLVGDYRSAPDTVSTETDADGRARVLVRNEGLNVIAAQMEIPLKDDKDVATRGVFTSLTFLGEPHHE; this comes from the coding sequence ATGAAACACCCCAAGACACTTGCCCTGCTCGGCCTGTTCCTGGCGACACAAGCCTCGGCCCATGGTTTGTGGACCGAACAACGACGCGGCAACATTGAAGTGATCTACGGCCACGGCGCCGAGGACAACGCGTTCAAGGCGCAGAAAATCAGCGGGGCCTGGGCCTATGATATGGGCGGCAAGATGATCCCGGTCACGGTGCAACGCCTGCCCGACCACGCGCGCCTGCAACCGCTCAAGCCACCGGCGGTGCTCGCGGTGGCGCTGGACAATGGCATGTGGTCCCAGACCGCCGACAAGAAGTGGATCAACGAAGGTCGCAGCAAAGTGCCCGGCGCGATCGAATCGACCCACACCTTCAAGTACAGCCTGGCGATCTATGAGCCCGGAGCGGAGCTGCCGAAGCTGGACCCGATCAAGTTCGTGATCCTGCCAGACGTCGACCCGCTGACCGTAGGTCCCGGCCAGTCATTGCCGGTACGCGTCCTGCTGGATGGCAAGCCCGCGGCCGGTGTAAAGCTGGTGGGCGATTACCGCAGCGCGCCGGACACCGTATCCACTGAAACCGACGCGGACGGCCGGGCCCGGGTGCTGGTGCGCAATGAAGGCTTGAACGTCATCGCCGCGCAGATGGAAATCCCGCTCAAGGATGACAAGGACGTGGCGACCCGTGGCGTGTTCACCTCACTGACGTTCCTGGGCGAGCCGCATCACGAATGA
- a CDS encoding Nif3-like dinuclear metal center hexameric protein → MAVALSTLVEEADRYLASSRIADYCPNGLQVEGVPQVMRIVSGVTASQALLDAAVEAGADLVLVHHGYFWKGENPCIIGMKQRRLKTLLKHDISLLAYHLPLDLHPEVGNNVQLARQLDITVEGPLDPDNPKVVGLVGSLSEPMTPRDFARRVQEVMGREPLLIEGEQMIRRVGWCTGGGQGYIDQAVAAGVDLYLSGEASEQTFHSARENGISFIAAGHHATERYGVQALGDYLARRFALEHIFIDCPNPI, encoded by the coding sequence ATGGCCGTAGCCCTGAGCACCCTGGTTGAAGAAGCGGACCGTTACCTGGCAAGCAGCCGGATTGCCGATTATTGCCCAAACGGCCTGCAGGTCGAAGGCGTGCCCCAGGTGATGCGCATCGTCAGCGGCGTGACTGCCAGCCAGGCGCTGCTTGACGCCGCGGTGGAGGCCGGTGCCGACCTGGTGCTGGTGCATCACGGTTACTTCTGGAAGGGCGAAAACCCTTGCATCATCGGGATGAAGCAGCGTCGCCTGAAAACCTTGCTCAAGCACGACATCAGCCTGCTGGCCTACCATCTGCCGCTGGACCTGCACCCCGAGGTCGGCAACAACGTGCAGTTGGCTCGTCAACTGGATATCACCGTCGAAGGGCCGCTGGACCCGGACAACCCCAAGGTCGTCGGCCTGGTCGGTTCCTTGTCCGAACCGATGACGCCTCGGGATTTCGCCCGCAGGGTCCAGGAAGTCATGGGCCGCGAGCCGTTGCTGATCGAAGGCGAGCAGATGATCCGCCGGGTCGGCTGGTGCACCGGCGGCGGCCAGGGCTACATCGACCAGGCGGTGGCGGCCGGGGTCGACCTGTACCTCAGTGGCGAAGCATCGGAGCAGACCTTCCACAGCGCCCGTGAAAACGGCATCAGCTTCATCGCCGCCGGCCATCATGCGACCGAACGCTATGGCGTGCAGGCGCTGGGCGATTACCTGGCGCGACGCTTTGCTCTGGAGCACATCTTCATCGATTGCCCGAATCCGATTTGA
- the algW gene encoding Do family serine endopeptidase AlgW: MLKALRFSGWPLLAGVLVALLIIQRYPEWVGLPSLDVNLQQAPQSKALLQGPVSYADAVTIAAPAVVNLYTTKVINKPSHPLFEDPQFRRFFGDNSPKQKRMESSLGSGVIMSPEGYLLTNNHVTSGADQIVVALKDGRETLARVIGSDPETDLAVLKIDLKNLPAITIGRSDSIRIGDVALAIGNPFGVGQTVTMGIISATGRNQLGLNNYEDFIQTDAAINPGNSGGALVDANGNLTGINTAIFSKSGGSQGIGFAIPVKLAMEVMKSIIEHGQVIRGWLGIEVQPLTQELAESFGLSGRPGIVVAGIFRDGPAQKAGLQLGDVILSIDGEPAGDGRRSMNQVARIKPTDKVTIQVMRNGKELKLTAEIGLRPPPAPVATKEEQ; the protein is encoded by the coding sequence ATGCTCAAGGCGCTGCGTTTTTCCGGCTGGCCGCTGTTGGCCGGCGTGCTTGTCGCACTACTGATTATCCAGCGTTACCCGGAATGGGTCGGCCTGCCGAGCCTCGATGTCAATCTGCAGCAGGCGCCGCAGAGCAAGGCGCTGTTGCAGGGGCCGGTGTCCTATGCCGACGCCGTAACCATCGCCGCGCCGGCCGTGGTCAACCTGTACACCACCAAAGTCATCAACAAGCCCAGTCATCCGCTGTTCGAGGATCCGCAATTCCGACGCTTCTTCGGTGACAACTCGCCCAAGCAGAAACGTATGGAATCGAGCCTGGGTTCGGGCGTGATCATGAGCCCGGAAGGCTACCTGCTGACCAACAACCACGTCACCAGCGGTGCCGACCAGATCGTGGTAGCCCTCAAGGATGGCCGCGAAACCTTGGCTCGGGTAATCGGCAGCGACCCGGAAACCGATCTCGCGGTACTGAAGATCGACCTCAAGAATCTGCCGGCCATCACCATCGGCCGCTCCGACAGCATCCGCATCGGTGACGTCGCCCTCGCCATCGGCAACCCCTTCGGCGTCGGCCAGACCGTGACCATGGGTATCATCAGTGCCACCGGACGCAACCAGTTGGGTTTGAACAACTACGAAGACTTCATCCAGACCGATGCTGCGATCAACCCCGGCAACTCCGGTGGCGCGCTGGTGGATGCCAACGGCAACCTCACCGGGATCAACACGGCGATCTTCTCCAAGTCCGGCGGCAGCCAGGGCATTGGCTTCGCCATTCCGGTGAAGCTGGCGATGGAAGTAATGAAGTCCATCATCGAGCACGGCCAGGTGATTCGTGGCTGGCTGGGCATTGAAGTGCAGCCGCTGACCCAGGAGCTGGCAGAGTCCTTCGGTTTGTCCGGCCGGCCCGGCATCGTGGTGGCGGGGATTTTCCGCGATGGCCCGGCCCAGAAGGCCGGCCTGCAACTGGGTGATGTAATCCTGAGCATCGACGGCGAACCGGCCGGCGATGGCCGTCGCTCGATGAACCAGGTGGCGCGGATCAAGCCCACCGACAAAGTCACCATCCAGGTGATGCGCAACGGCAAGGAGCTCAAGCTCACCGCCGAGATCGGCCTGCGCCCACCGCCCGCGCCAGTGGCGACTAAGGAAGAGCAGTAA
- the hisG gene encoding ATP phosphoribosyltransferase, with protein MLTIALSKGRILDDTLPLLAEAGIVPTENPDKSRKLIIPTTQADVRLLIVRATDVPTYVEHGAADLGVAGKDVLMEYGGQGLYEPLDLRIARCKLMTAGKVGAPEPKGRLRVATKFVNVAKRYYAEQGRQVDIIKLYGSMELAPLIGLADKIIDVVDTGNTLRANGLEPQDFIADITSRLIVNKASMKMQHARIQALIDTLRKAVESRHRG; from the coding sequence ATGTTGACCATCGCACTGTCCAAGGGCCGCATCCTTGACGACACCCTGCCGCTTCTGGCTGAAGCGGGCATCGTGCCGACCGAGAATCCGGACAAGAGTCGCAAGCTGATCATTCCCACGACCCAGGCCGATGTTCGCCTGCTGATCGTGCGTGCCACCGATGTGCCGACTTACGTTGAACATGGTGCCGCCGACCTCGGCGTTGCCGGTAAGGACGTGCTGATGGAATACGGCGGCCAGGGCTTGTACGAGCCCCTGGACCTGCGGATCGCCCGGTGCAAGCTGATGACCGCCGGCAAGGTCGGCGCGCCGGAGCCCAAGGGGCGCCTGCGGGTGGCGACCAAGTTCGTCAACGTTGCCAAGCGTTACTATGCCGAGCAGGGTCGCCAGGTCGATATCATCAAGTTGTACGGTTCGATGGAGCTGGCGCCGCTGATCGGCCTGGCGGACAAGATCATCGACGTCGTCGACACCGGCAATACCCTGCGTGCCAATGGCCTGGAACCCCAGGATTTCATCGCTGACATCACCTCCCGGCTGATCGTCAACAAGGCATCGATGAAAATGCAGCATGCTCGCATCCAGGCTCTGATCGATACCCTGCGCAAGGCAGTGGAATCGCGACACCGCGGCTGA
- the hisC gene encoding histidinol-phosphate transaminase codes for MSKFWSPFVKNLVPYVPGEQPKLTRLVKLNTNENPYGPSPKALAAMQTELNDNLRLYPDPNSDLLKGAVARYYGVQANQVFLGNGSDEVLAHIFHGLLQHDQPILFPDISYSFYPVYCGLYGIQFDAVPLDEQFRIDPADYAKPNGGIIFPNPNAPTGCLLALDAVEQMLKASPDSVVVVDEAYIDFGGETAISLVDRYPNLLVTQTLSKSRSLAGLRVGLAVGHPDLIEALERIKNSFNSYPLDRLANVGGAAAFDDREYFQQTCRLVIEHREWVVAQLEAKGFEVLPSAANFIFARHPRHDAAGLAAKLREQGVIVRHFKQERIAQFLRISIGTPEQNKALIDALGEL; via the coding sequence ATGAGTAAATTCTGGAGCCCGTTCGTCAAGAACCTGGTGCCCTATGTGCCGGGCGAACAACCGAAGCTGACCCGCCTGGTCAAGCTCAACACCAACGAGAATCCCTACGGCCCATCGCCCAAGGCACTTGCGGCGATGCAGACCGAGCTCAATGACAACCTGCGTCTGTACCCGGACCCCAACAGCGATCTGCTGAAGGGTGCCGTGGCCCGCTACTACGGCGTGCAGGCCAACCAGGTGTTTCTCGGTAACGGTTCGGATGAAGTGCTAGCGCACATTTTTCACGGCCTGCTGCAACACGACCAGCCGATCCTGTTCCCGGACATCAGCTACAGCTTTTATCCAGTGTATTGCGGGTTGTATGGCATCCAGTTCGATGCGGTGCCCCTGGACGAGCAGTTCCGGATCGATCCGGCGGACTATGCCAAGCCGAACGGCGGGATCATTTTCCCCAACCCGAACGCCCCGACCGGCTGCCTGCTGGCGCTGGATGCGGTGGAACAGATGCTCAAGGCCAGCCCGGATTCGGTGGTGGTGGTCGATGAGGCCTATATCGACTTCGGTGGCGAGACGGCCATCAGCCTGGTGGACCGCTATCCGAACCTGCTGGTCACCCAGACCTTGTCCAAGTCCCGTTCGCTGGCGGGGTTGCGAGTGGGCTTGGCGGTGGGCCATCCGGACCTGATCGAAGCACTGGAGCGGATCAAGAACAGCTTCAACTCCTACCCGCTGGATCGCTTGGCAAACGTGGGCGGCGCAGCGGCGTTCGACGACCGCGAGTATTTCCAGCAGACCTGCCGGTTGGTCATCGAGCACCGCGAGTGGGTGGTGGCGCAACTGGAGGCCAAGGGTTTTGAAGTGCTGCCTTCGGCGGCCAACTTCATCTTCGCCCGTCACCCCCGGCATGATGCGGCGGGGTTGGCGGCGAAGCTGCGAGAGCAGGGGGTGATCGTGCGGCACTTCAAACAGGAGCGGATTGCCCAGTTCCTGCGGATCAGCATTGGCACGCCGGAGCAGAATAAGGCGCTGATCGACGCCCTGGGCGAGCTCTAA
- the cysD gene encoding sulfate adenylyltransferase subunit CysD translates to MVDKLTHLKQLEAESIHIIREVAAEFDNPVMLYSIGKDSAVMLHLARKAFFPGKLPFPVMHVDTRWKFQEMYKFRDRMVEEMGLDLITHVNPDGVAQGINPFTHGSAKHTDIMKTEGLKQALDKHGFDAAFGGARRDEEKSRAKERVYSFRDSKHRWDPKNQRPELWNVYNGKVNKGESIRVFPLSNWTELDIWQYIYLEGIPIVPLYFAAEREVIEKNGTLIMIDDERILEHLSEEEKARIVKKKVRFRTLGCYPLTGAVESEAESLTDIIQEMLLTRTSERQGRVIDHDGAGSMEDKKRQGYF, encoded by the coding sequence ATGGTCGACAAACTGACGCATCTGAAACAGCTGGAGGCGGAAAGCATCCACATCATCCGCGAGGTGGCCGCCGAGTTCGATAACCCGGTGATGCTGTACTCCATCGGTAAAGACTCCGCCGTGATGCTGCACCTGGCACGCAAGGCGTTCTTCCCCGGCAAGCTGCCGTTTCCGGTGATGCACGTCGACACCCGGTGGAAATTCCAGGAAATGTACAAGTTCCGCGATCGCATGGTCGAGGAAATGGGCCTGGACCTGATCACTCACGTGAACCCGGACGGCGTGGCGCAGGGCATCAACCCCTTCACCCACGGCAGCGCCAAGCACACCGATATCATGAAGACCGAAGGCCTGAAGCAGGCCCTGGACAAGCATGGTTTCGACGCGGCGTTCGGCGGTGCCCGCCGCGATGAGGAGAAGTCCCGGGCCAAGGAGCGCGTCTACTCGTTCCGCGACAGCAAGCACCGCTGGGACCCGAAGAATCAGCGTCCTGAACTGTGGAACGTCTATAACGGCAAGGTCAACAAGGGCGAGTCGATCCGGGTCTTCCCATTGTCGAACTGGACCGAGCTGGACATCTGGCAGTACATCTACCTCGAAGGCATCCCAATCGTGCCGCTGTACTTCGCCGCCGAGCGCGAAGTGATCGAGAAGAACGGCACGCTGATCATGATCGACGACGAGCGCATCCTCGAGCACCTGTCCGAGGAAGAGAAGGCCCGCATCGTCAAGAAGAAAGTGCGTTTCCGTACCCTTGGCTGCTACCCGTTGACGGGCGCGGTGGAGTCCGAGGCCGAGAGCCTGACGGACATCATTCAGGAAATGCTCCTGACGCGAACTTCCGAGCGCCAGGGCCGGGTCATCGACCACGATGGCGCAGGCTCGATGGAAGATAAAAAACGTCAAGGTTACTTTTAA
- a CDS encoding TonB-dependent siderophore receptor, which yields MSSLKRISLASLALSLLGDPAFAEETQALELDAISVTTDYESPTGPVKGYRATRSASATKTDTALRDIPQSISVIPADVLTDLGSTSVERALEFAGGVSKQNNFGGLTLYEYSVRGFTTSEFYKDGFSANRGYPSTPDAANIERIEVLKGPAASLYGRGDPGGTVNIVTKKPQPEAFTTLQTSAGSWDRYRTALDVNTPLDAEGTVLSRVNLAVEDNHSFRDHVDSQRVFVAPSISWQLNPDTRLLVESEIVRHSSTFDRGIVAPDNRWSGVSRSTFLGEPNDGDIDNHNNMLQAALEHQLNDTWQLRLASHYKQGELWGFASEARPLNTDGHTVNRRYRERDNDWHDSITQFELRGLFDLGPWQHELLIGSEYEDYRKNERVTTINGGTYPIDIYQPIYGQPKPNGLRTGTDFFEHVQSRALNLQDQIIFTEKLRGMLGVRYEHFDQHIDDHTTQLTSHQRHDALTQRAGLLYQLTPEVGLFANASTSFKPNNGLDAGGKTFDPEEGVGYEAGIKSELFDHRLSATLAAFHIEKENVLALDPGTNTSRAMGKARSQGIDLQISGQLSDAIRVIGAFAYIDAEVTEGDKEIPTGSRILGVAKRSGSLLGVYEFQDGRLRGSDVGAAFTYVGDRSGEAGKDFELPAYHTVDLLAHYKASDNVTVGLNLNNVFDEKYYERSYSNYWVNPGEPRNFTVSLTLDL from the coding sequence ATGTCATCCCTAAAACGGATTTCCCTCGCCAGCCTGGCCTTGAGCCTGCTGGGCGACCCGGCCTTTGCCGAGGAAACCCAGGCCCTGGAACTGGACGCCATCAGCGTCACGACCGATTACGAATCCCCCACCGGACCAGTGAAAGGTTATCGCGCCACCCGCTCCGCCAGCGCCACCAAAACCGACACGGCCCTGCGGGACATCCCCCAATCGATCAGCGTAATCCCGGCTGACGTCCTCACGGACCTGGGCAGCACCAGCGTCGAACGAGCACTGGAGTTTGCCGGCGGCGTATCGAAACAGAACAACTTCGGCGGCCTGACGCTCTACGAATACAGCGTGCGCGGCTTCACGACATCGGAGTTCTACAAGGACGGTTTCAGCGCCAACCGTGGTTACCCGAGCACGCCGGACGCCGCCAACATCGAACGTATCGAGGTGTTGAAGGGGCCGGCGGCCAGCCTCTATGGGCGAGGCGATCCAGGGGGCACGGTCAATATCGTCACCAAGAAACCCCAGCCAGAAGCTTTCACCACCCTGCAAACCAGCGCCGGCAGTTGGGACCGCTACCGCACCGCGCTGGACGTCAATACGCCACTGGATGCCGAAGGTACGGTGTTGTCGAGGGTGAACCTGGCGGTGGAGGACAATCACAGCTTTCGCGATCACGTCGACAGCCAGCGGGTATTCGTGGCGCCCTCCATCAGTTGGCAACTGAATCCCGACACACGCTTGCTGGTGGAGAGTGAAATCGTACGCCACAGCTCGACGTTCGACCGTGGCATCGTCGCGCCGGACAATCGCTGGAGCGGCGTATCCCGCTCGACCTTCCTGGGCGAACCCAACGACGGTGACATCGACAACCACAACAACATGCTCCAGGCCGCCCTCGAGCATCAGCTCAACGACACCTGGCAACTGCGCCTGGCCAGTCATTACAAACAAGGCGAACTCTGGGGCTTCGCTTCCGAAGCACGTCCGCTGAATACCGATGGCCACACCGTCAACCGCCGTTACCGCGAACGCGACAACGATTGGCACGACAGCATCACCCAGTTTGAGCTGCGTGGCCTGTTCGATTTGGGACCGTGGCAGCACGAATTGCTGATCGGCAGCGAATACGAGGATTACCGCAAGAACGAGCGCGTCACCACCATCAACGGCGGCACCTACCCCATCGACATCTATCAGCCCATTTATGGCCAGCCCAAACCCAACGGGCTGCGCACCGGCACGGATTTCTTCGAGCATGTCCAAAGCCGTGCGTTGAATCTTCAGGACCAGATCATCTTCACCGAAAAGCTGCGGGGCATGCTTGGCGTGCGCTACGAACATTTCGACCAACATATCGATGATCACACCACCCAGCTCACCAGCCACCAACGCCACGATGCCCTGACGCAACGGGCCGGCTTGCTGTACCAACTGACGCCTGAAGTCGGACTGTTCGCCAACGCCTCCACCTCGTTCAAACCCAACAACGGCCTGGACGCCGGCGGCAAGACCTTCGACCCGGAGGAAGGTGTCGGCTATGAAGCCGGGATCAAGAGCGAGCTGTTCGACCATCGCCTGAGCGCCACCCTGGCGGCATTTCATATAGAGAAGGAAAACGTCCTGGCGCTGGATCCCGGCACCAATACCAGTCGCGCCATGGGCAAGGCACGGAGCCAGGGAATAGATCTGCAAATCAGCGGGCAGTTGAGCGACGCCATCCGCGTGATCGGGGCCTTCGCCTACATCGATGCCGAAGTGACCGAAGGTGACAAAGAGATCCCCACCGGCAGCCGGATCCTCGGCGTGGCCAAGCGCAGCGGCAGCCTGCTGGGCGTCTATGAATTCCAGGACGGACGCCTGCGCGGCTCGGATGTCGGCGCGGCGTTCACTTACGTGGGGGATCGTTCGGGCGAAGCCGGCAAAGATTTCGAGCTGCCGGCTTATCACACCGTGGATCTGCTGGCTCATTACAAGGCCAGCGACAACGTCACCGTGGGCCTGAACCTGAACAACGTCTTCGACGAAAAATACTACGAGCGCTCCTACAGCAACTACTGGGTCAACCCCGGCGAGCCGCGCAACTTCACCGTCAGTCTCACCCTCGATCTATAA